In Luteibaculum oceani, one DNA window encodes the following:
- a CDS encoding LuxE/PaaK family acyltransferase yields the protein MALFALKSPALVKPDFNEILSATSSNPSDFEHCALEVFKFQYQHNEIYQSYCMLIGKNWKEVNTVKEIPFLPISFFKTHKVVSGSNGHKLCFESSGTTKTNTSKHFILNPSTYESSLLNGFERVFGPAQDWVILALLPGYLERKNASLVYMVNQLISKNKSGEGAFYLNEIDRLFEDINSYLSQEKKVLLWGVTHALLEASEKLGKQSWNNLHIMETGGMKGKRKEIIRPELHQLLHKHYGTTHIFSEYGMTELLSQAYFTDGVFTPAPWMGIQIRDIRDPFSVLSPGKSGAINVIDLANIDSCSFIATDDIGVKTNATQFNVLGRLDNSEARGCNLMLA from the coding sequence TTGGCGTTATTTGCGCTAAAATCGCCGGCATTGGTAAAACCAGATTTTAACGAAATTCTTTCCGCCACCAGCTCAAACCCCTCAGATTTTGAGCACTGTGCATTGGAAGTATTTAAGTTCCAATACCAACATAACGAGATTTATCAATCCTATTGTATGTTAATTGGCAAAAATTGGAAAGAGGTTAATACCGTAAAGGAAATTCCCTTTTTGCCTATTTCGTTTTTCAAAACACATAAAGTTGTTTCCGGTTCTAATGGGCACAAGCTTTGCTTCGAAAGTAGTGGAACAACAAAAACCAACACCAGTAAGCACTTTATTCTAAATCCATCCACTTACGAGTCTAGCCTTTTAAATGGTTTTGAACGTGTTTTTGGGCCCGCACAAGACTGGGTTATTCTTGCCCTTTTACCTGGTTATTTGGAGCGTAAAAATGCTTCGTTGGTGTACATGGTCAATCAGCTTATATCTAAAAACAAAAGTGGGGAGGGTGCCTTTTACCTGAATGAAATTGACCGTCTTTTTGAAGATATCAACTCCTACTTATCCCAAGAGAAAAAGGTTCTTCTTTGGGGGGTAACGCATGCCTTATTGGAAGCCTCTGAAAAATTGGGCAAACAAAGCTGGAATAATCTCCATATCATGGAAACTGGAGGGATGAAAGGTAAAAGGAAAGAAATTATCCGACCAGAACTCCACCAATTACTACACAAACATTACGGAACCACGCACATATTCAGCGAATACGGAATGACGGAATTATTGTCTCAAGCCTATTTCACCGATGGCGTTTTTACACCTGCTCCATGGATGGGGATTCAAATTAGAGATATCAGAGACCCATTTTCAGTTTTATCTCCCGGAAAATCGGGAGCAATAAATGTGATCGATTTGGCCAATATAGACAGCTGTAGTTTTATCGCAACCGATGACATTGGCGTTAAAACCAACGCTACTCAGTTTAATGTTTTGGGAAGACTAGATAACAGCGAAGCTCGAGGTTGTAATTTAATGCTTGCCTAA